The Branchiostoma lanceolatum isolate klBraLanc5 chromosome 19, klBraLanc5.hap2, whole genome shotgun sequence DNA segment aagatcataaaaccAATTACTTCAATGGCTAGTCaagggtacatgtacaacagtaaTCAATAGATCTTGGTAGACAACACCATGGTAGACAATGTTTTGCTACTGCAACGAACGTTTAATACTACAAAACGTCTACCACGAGTGTATATCATCTGTGACATAATTCCTGACTCAACGTGACGTCATTCCTGACTTTGGTCACCTGACACTTTCACCATATACGTACAAAAACTAAAGCCATGCAACTGCTGCCCTGGAttggttgtttgttttcaccaaagaagacaaaaagaacaaagcacacacaaatataacaataataatacaaCGCCACCCGTATACATTGGATTAAACAATGCATTTTTCACCGAGGATAAAACCAACCAAATAATATGTGCTTGTTTTAAGATAAATGTGGAGTAAGTCTTTTTTTGAATACTTGGAGCGGTATCACATTCGTGAATGATGCTCTGAAATGCTTCTCAAAGactgtatatctatctatctatctatatttatATCAGATAGTTATTATCATATTTTTGATATAAAGTAACTTATAACTTATCAGAAATTTATAACtatctacaaaaattacattgcaTGATTGCATGTATGTCAAGCTTTACCGTTGCGTTGGAACACGACCAAAGGAAGACTTTTGGTGACGCCACAGGAACGTGGCCTTCGAATTCTAATTTCTCTCGTGATCAGccggtgcccccctccctcactaCGAAGTCCTGGGAAATTTATCAATCGTTTCTGTTTTCATGCACCACTACCGTCTCTCTGTCGACCCTTACGACATATTACATATAATCTGATATTGACGTAGAGATAACTGGATTTAAAGCTCTATCCATAGGACTTTCTAGACGTATTGCAAGACACCTTAATTGTAAAGCGGGTGAAGTTACTGCTTTCTTTTCACACTATTGTCCATTCTTACAGCAGGCTGGTGTAGGTGTCATTTCCGGTGCCACCAGGCGGACGGCCAGATCACCCAGGTCGGTGGTTAGCCATGAAATCGGTATAAACATGAAACGGGCGTCCCAACCAACCACGTAACGGCTCCGGGGGTAGGTAGCGCACAGCGCATGCTCCATCGCATCCACAACGGCAACTGGGTCTTGCATGAAACGATCTGAAGCGACTATAGCGTCCTTTCctgtcaagaaaaaaaacacattctgaTTATTTCCTTGTATAGAGTCcattttttcataatttcaacTGCAACATAAGCTTATCTATTGACTTGTACCTCCGGCAAAGGTATCTTTACCAAGTCCTTTTGAACATCTCAACACTAAATGAAGGGCACACGGTAAGTTgaattcagaaatgtttgattaacaaatgatttgatttgtaaCAGCGTCGAAACAAAGTTGGGTTGAAGTGTTTTCCGTACTCGTCTAAATGAGTAGATACTATACCGTCAGCACATTTTAATGTTTCCTTTTTGGAAATTTTCAGAAGTGCCTATCAACACATGCCGAACCAGAACGGCGGTAGGTATCGACTTCCGGACACTTTGATTTACTACAtcctcatgacgtcacagaacccGAAGATTGGTGGGCTATATAATTCCTGATCAAGGCCTTGTGTTGGATTGGATAACggtaaacatacacacacacgcgcaggCTCACACACAGAGGGAGACTAACTTCTGAGGTTTCATTAACTGACCGGCTTGCAGAAACTCCTCTCCGTACTCAGCCTTCGTCTCCGGACTCTGACGCTGCCAGATGTGGTCTAGGCGACGCAGGGCGAACTCCTGGTTGTTGATTTCGGTCCGGAAGAAGCCAGGCTCGATGATGTGAACTTTGACCCCAAAGCATCTCATAGCCCGTCTAGGTATATAGAAAGTTAAATAAAGTGTTAACCATTTGAGGAACTGTTTAATTTATTAGCGGGAACCAAAAGAATCGAACCATCTATTTCTTCAACAGTATGTGGGACCAAGGACATTGGTGGGACTGGTGAACAATGTACTCAATTTTAAGAAGCGTATCATCTCACGTTTTGTCGAGTTTTGTCGAGACAAGCCTAAGATCATTTGAGAACAGAAGCTGATAGCTAGGAAAATGTGAGTAGAGTTACTTTTCACCTCAGAGAGTCAGCAAATGCCTCCACGCCATATTTAGACACGGTATAAGGTCCGCCATGCGGCATGGCCACTCTCCCGGCACCACTTGCGACATTGACGATACGACCACGTGACCTCTTCAGGAGGGGGAGAAATGTCTTTGTGACGTCAATCATTCCCAGCAAGTTCACGTTCAGAACGGCCTGATGATGCAAAAGGCACAAGGAAAGATAGAATTAAGGAACGGCTCCATGAAAtataatggaggttatattttcagtagcaATGAGAAATTTCTTCCATAGCCTATCAATGTATCTCTTGTCCCGGGCATGGTACGGTCTTGACATTTGGACGACAGGTGCCTTTTGACATAAAGCCAGAATGGAGTAGGTTTGAGCCCACTAACATTTGATttcggaactgcaggagcgtttttgtcaaaatattcaaaagcctaagaggataactgaagaaagaaaataCGGATTTCTATCATATTAGGCATGCCGGTATTCCTTTGTTTTCCATAACTAGACTTCAATAAATGGGACACATGTAATTCATTGCaggtggaacataaacagacaccaaatatgtacatgaggaactgatttgcataattgatacaaaaatttgcaaaacTGCTTATCTATAGATGATGGGTATTTTATACATGTGACATGCGCAAGAAAGCTCTAGGTGAACATCatgaataaattatgtaaatgtgtaagtcatttgcatcaaattttcaaaagctctaaacatttcatggaggtatgaggtcgccgaaCTCTTGTCACTTTTCATTCTGTCTTTTATGAGTTTTAGACGTACAGATACCTGATAGTCTTCCTTGGTCGCCCACTCCATGGTTCCTCCCGCAACACCGAGAATACCCGCATTGTTCACCAGCCCCCACAGACCTAGAAAGAAGACAAAACTTGTGATATAATAACTTCAGAACAAAACCATTTCAGAAACAGTATCATGTGTTAACTTGCGGGCAACAGAAGCGAACACATATTGACGCACGGTTTTAGTGCTATCTGCATTTCTCATGAAGAATATCTTGAAATGCGGAATAAATTCCATATATTTTGATTTGACAATGACTGTTAAACAACGATTAAACAATTGTATGTGATGCAAAGCTAGAAACATTTTGCTAAAACTATCCTACCTTTACTCCCCACAGCTTCCTTCACCACCCTGAACGCATCTTGTACGCTGTCTGAGCTGGTGACGTCCATCTGGATCGGCTGCAGCCGTTCGGAGCAAGACTGCCGTAACTCTGCCACGCCGGCCTCGGTCAGACAGCCCGCGAACACCCGCAGGCCGAGCTGGTCCAGCCGCCTGGCCAGGAGGTTCCCGAAGCCCGTGTCACACCCCGTGATCAGGACGGTCTTGTCTGTTAGCTACAGGGACGAAAGACAGTCCTTGTGCTCAAGAAGTTTTGTCGGACGCCTCTCCCAAACATAAACTTAGTTGCCGTTTCCTATTTAAACGTATTCTTGAATGTTTACAACATCTTTTACAAAGACTCAGcccattgatatatatatatatataacaatgtCAACAGACATCTCCAAAAATAGTAAAACGGTTGTCTAGTATGACAATGGACTTGTTTTGGCAATAATGAACTACATTTACCATTCAAACATAGATACTAGATCGTTTCCCAGAAGTAGGCCACGACTTAGTTGTTCAACCTTGCACATgtgaagctttccacgaaatcgtcttccgggagggacgtaaaacgggggtcccgtgctcgaggaggtgcctcgaacacgttaaacagcctcattaccctacacattgggtacctgcctgtggcactggctgcaaatacacccgatattattattattattattattattattatgtctCGAGGGCAGGAAAATAGGGTCACACTGAAGGTCACGCGAAGAGGCAGGTGGTGCCAAATTGTGGTAAACAATGGACTATACATATCAGAGATAAGATTGAAGTCTATCGCTCTGTTGCACTAACCTGTGATAGACGTCCTCTCTCCAACCACCAAGTAACCACTAAATACGTCACCCACAGGACAGCGATGATCTCAAGTAACGTGAACACCTCCATGTttcctgggaacgagatcgGGGGTGATTAAACATGGCGCCTCCCTAAATACAGCACTTATGGATCTGTACATCTTTCAAggtcatatttttgttttgatgacATTGAACCCCAATCTGAACCCTCATCTGGTAAATATTAGTGAGTATCTCCATTTTCCTGGGACGGAGATCGAGGGTGACAAACATGGCGCCGCTCCCTGAATTCAGTTAGTCACTTTACAGGCCTTTCAAGGTCATATTCTTGTTTTGATGACATTGAACCCCAATTTGAAACATTTAAACTCTCCTTAGTAAATATTAGTGACAACCTAACCAGACTGGATGTGAAGTTTTAGGCCTTATGTGtatctgttgtttttgtcattGTGACCTTGGCTCGACATAACAAGATTTACCAGTGGCCAGCCAGCAAAGTTCCCAATTTAGCACGGAGGTCCACATGGGACTCCCCAGCGGTAAATACTGACAGGCGCGCCTATGCGAGGGCACAGCCGGCGACCCCAGACTTAGGCCACGCCTGCcttgtcagtgcaatttaatgTTCACCAAAACTCATGGAAAGCGTGTTGCCTAGTTACAAGAAGCTTTAGCAGGCTCGTTTTAGCCCACAATTCAATGCGATTCAAGATGGTGGTCAACCAAAACATAGCGAGAGAGGCAAGTAAAGTTTGTTACAGAAAACGCTGTGTTTTTggtctttttttaaagtttctaCGCTAAGTTTCTAGGTCACAACATACTATGTGAAGGCTTCTTTAAGTAAAAGGTTGTCTAGTTTTGTCCTCTGTCCATTGCAGTCTTTCCTGGGTCAAAATATCGATGCAGGCGAGAAAAACAttgaagggggtggggggcacagCGATTCTTACATCGTTTCAGCGATCATTTCTTTGCTAGAAATGTAATTTAGGAATTTCTCTGCCGAGCCCTGGACACGCACGTTGTACCAGTGGGAAAACAACATCCAGATGTGTAGGGGGAAAATGTCATGATTAGCGCCCACTGACCGGGTTAGGTGGCAGCTACCCCACCCGTTCTGCCAATCAGTGGTATACCTACGGGGTATACTACATTGCCGTTGGAATCTTGTTATGTTTGGGACGAGTCGTCTGGATCTCTATGTCCACACTATATAGTGACAGTATACTTTATAGTTGACTTATATGATCACTATGTAACTATATATCCTTACCGTAAAGTTGTCGACTTTTGACGGCGCCGTCTCTCACGAACCACTATCTACGGTGAATAGTAAACGTGGCGGACAGCGATATGGGCGTAAACGCTGTTAAACGAGTTTAGTAGGTACGGTCTGAGTTAGGCTTTCGTGGCTTAGAAATCAGGTCAACTATGACGTGCCAAGGACACAGGGTACGTATCCAGTAAGGTCACAACTTTACAGGATTCACTTCCGGGTCAGGTGCCTGAGCATCACGGTTGTCTTCTTACAGGTGTTTCCCGATTGTGAATTCATTACTGTTGGTGCCCATCATATAGGTATCGTTGCTTAATTGAATAGAATACACAAATAGAAGAAAAAGTGCTTCCTTTAGATTTTGTACAGTATAGACTTGACAATTAGATTGTTAGAAAACCAAGTACCATATGATCAAGTAATTGCAACACAGATAATTGTAAAAGTCACTCCTCTGGACATAACATTTGAAATAGGCGACAGATGGGCTAAAACCTGTGTAATATATATGTTGAACGTTATATCTATAAAATACTTTACATGGGAATGTATGTGTAGTGCATATGTCCTTACCGCAAATGCTTGGACACCCAGAAAATTGGCAATTCCTCTTTTCTTCTTTAAGCACTGCTGGATTTCTGCGAAGAATTAGCACTGCTTGTGCAACGACAGTCAATGTGGGCGTAAACACAATAGTTTATCAATGGCGCGGCTGCCACATGACTTATGACTACAATGACCTACCTAAAGTTCATGTTTGCTAAGTACGCATACATATAACCAGTTGGGTCACACGGTTGGACAATGGATCAAGATCATGCAGATAGACCTTTATACATATGAAGAGAATGACTTTTTTTGTCAGTCTAGTCTCTGGGTTGATATCGTTAGTGGCTATTTACAGAGAGCTAGAActaaaacgaacaaacaaacattattattatttatcacttgaaagttcatctgtgttggtagaagtcattctgattgaaagttgaactgtaattgccaacacaaaaattggacttaccaaaaTTTTCGACTAATCAGCTCAacgtatgatccactgctcaccgagtcacgtggtCTAtgtgcataacgtgacgtcacagaagcagtgacctcattccttgacaaaaactgtcgaaaatttgggtaagtccaatttctgtGTTGGCAAAGTTGTCAACTTTAATTCAGAatcattattcatttttcatttcaaattcaCAGGATCTGAACATGGTATTACTGTCACATCTGATAataattcttctttttcttttgcagtTCTTGCAATATTCTCGGACAGCTGTTTCATATGGCCCATAGATGAGAACATACTAGTTGACATGAAGTTCCTATTATGCAATTCGTTGGCTTTAGAAGTTACATTGTCATGTAATGTCGTTGACATATTGCCACAACCCCTTGCTATAGATCCGTTGCTTTTGACTTCGGGGGAACTCGACGCTGTATTTTCGGGGCTTAAAATGCCCAGTATTTTTAGTTTCTTCTTATGTTTTGCGCCGTTGTTATGATCAGAAAGAGGTTTAGGACCGGACACTGAGAGTTTGCAAATATTACAATAAAACAAAGGTTCTGCAGGGGTCATTGTTTTCGTTGTGAAATGCGCAGGTTCATGTGTAGGGGGCGCTTCTCCCTCTTTCGTTCCTGTAGAATAACGGTCGCTAGGAGGCGTTCTTGGTGCACCACAATCTGGCATGCTGCTGAGTAAATCTTCTATTTTCCTGCGGGCGCTCTTCATCTCTTGACAGTTCTTTGCTATTTGCTCACTCATTGACACATTGAAAGCCGATCCGTTAGAAGAAGCAGCAGTTACCGTGCCAGAAACTATTGCTGTGTTCCCTTCCTGTGGCCTTTGATACTCAAAACGTTGGTTGTCGATCGTTGTATCACCTTCTAAATTGGCAGTTTCGTGTGTAAGCATTGCACTGATGCCAGGACGAATTGTTTCAAGGACATTAACGTCTTCTGTGTTGTTCGGTGTCTTCAACAATGTTTTCTCACAAGGATTATCATCCTTCACGACCAATAGGCCTTGCACTGGTACTGTGGGCTGCTCGGATACAAACGGTGACACAGTGATCGACTGGGCCACGTTTTCCTCAGATACTGTGGGACTGGATAGTTTTGAGTTGAGGGCTCCGTTAGTCGCCGTATAGCCTGCACGCAACGTGCCCGAATGGTTTCTTGTCTCCACAAGTGTATTTGGAGGTGCCATCTGGGTTTGGAAGTTACATGCCAGTCTTGAAGTAGACAACATCCTTCGAGGTTGTAATTTATGCCCAGGTGTCGATGCTGCAGGTGTAGACACAGAACGACTGTAAACCTGACATTCAGACCTTACAAATGGCGCCTCAGAAGGAGCTGATGTTTGCAAAGACACCATTGGCGATGACGTTACTATTAATGAGGACGGTTGATCTTGTGATGCAGATCTCCATTCTGATTGGTCCATTTGACCTCCTGAAGCTGATCTGCCTTCTGATTTGTCCATCTGACCTCCTGGTGCTGAGCTCCGATCTGATTGGTCCACTTGCCCTTCTGACGCCGATCTCCTTTCTGATTGGTTTATTTCAGTATTAGAAAATTGTTTTGCCACTAGAGCAAATTTTCCCTCCACTATAGCTGAGGACATCAATGTTTTATCAGCAAAGATATCTGTTTCTTTAATCTCTCCATGTCGCTTCTTTGTCTCTTCCTGTACACCATCACACATCAGCACCGTCGTAAAGATAGATAAAGGCGCATCTGTAGGTTGGGGTTGTCTTGACAACCATATCTTTGGAGACAACTCGTTTCTCTGCAAGTCAACTTTCCGTCTGTGTGCCCGGCCGGCGTAATGCTGCACTGCTGGCTGTGGTCCGGAGAGTGGAACATTGCATAGGTCGCAGAAAGTTGTCTTGAACTGAACATCCTGTGACGGAACGGTGGTGTTGCCATTTGCAGTTTTCTCAACCTGTTGTCTACTTGACTCTAAGTCTGGCGTTTTGCAATCTTGGCCACTTTTCTCCAGAACACCAGCAAGGTGGGATGCTTGCGATCTTTTCCTGTGTGTTCGACCTGAGTAGTGCTGTTTTGCAGGCACCGGGCCCGAGAGGGGCATCAAACATATTTTACAGAAGTAAGCATCTTCCTCACAGACTGACTGTATGAGCACAGAGCTGCCGAAATCGTCTGCACCTCCAACAGCATATGTGTCGACGCCATTTTCACTGGGACCTCCAATAGCATACGAGTCGACGCCATGGGCACTTGGACCGCAAATAGCTTGTGTGTCGACGCCATGGGCACCTAGACCTCCAACAGCATATGCGTCGACGCCTTGGGCACCTGGACCTCCAACAGCATACGCGTCGACGCCATGGGCACTTGGACCTCCAACAGCATATGCGTCGACGCCATGTGTACTTGGACCTGCTACAGCATATGCGTCGGCGCCCTGTGCATTTGGACCTCCAACAGCATATGGGTCGACGCCATGGGCACTTGGACCCCCAACAGCATATGGGTCGACGCAATGGGCACTTTGACCCATAACAGCATATGGGTCGACGCCATGGGCACTTGGACCTCCAACAGCATATGGGTCGACGCCATGGACACTTGGACCTGAAATGACATATGGGTCGACGCCATGGGCACTTGGACCTCCAATAACTCGTGTGTCGACGCCATGGGCACTTGGACCTCCAACAGCATACGCGTCGACGCCATGGACACTTGGA contains these protein-coding regions:
- the LOC136425454 gene encoding retinol dehydrogenase 16-like isoform X1 translates to MEVFTLLEIIAVLWVTYLVVTWWLERGRLSQLTDKTVLITGCDTGFGNLLARRLDQLGLRVFAGCLTEAGVAELRQSCSERLQPIQMDVTSSDSVQDAFRVVKEAVGSKGLWGLVNNAGILGVAGGTMEWATKEDYQAVLNVNLLGMIDVTKTFLPLLKRSRGRIVNVASGAGRVAMPHGGPYTVSKYGVEAFADSLRRAMRCFGVKVHIIEPGFFRTEINNQEFALRRLDHIWQRQSPETKAEYGEEFLQAGKDAIVASDRFMQDPVAVVDAMEHALCATYPRSRYVVGWDARFMFIPISWLTTDLGDLAVRLVAPEMTPTPACCKNGQ
- the LOC136425919 gene encoding uncharacterized protein, producing the protein MTETYCTLCQAPFSGAQAAKEHFAGKRHLKNLEKLRMMSPSTRDVLESKSLQSEQHEVKSFAKVNTNSVSTSFCDLCKAPFSSVEAAGQHYAGKRHKKMVDKQQIFSTIDNNVSKSVTRTATTQSTQLEGLNQLEQRSTSASDVILSSVSTQHDKTSVSKANTNTSEKTGPTTLRQQSLSTGAHGVNQNAVGGLSAHGVETYAVMGPSAHGVDPYAVGGPNAQGADAYAVAGPSTHGVDAYAVGGPSVHGVDAYAVGGPSAHGVDTRVIGGPSAHGVDPYVISGPSVHGVDPYAVGGPSAHGVDPYAVMGQSAHCVDPYAVGGPSAHGVDPYAVGGPNAQGADAYAVAGPSTHGVDAYAVGGPSAHGVDAYAVGGPGAQGVDAYAVGGLGAHGVDTQAICGPSAHGVDSYAIGGPSENGVDTYAVGGADDFGSSVLIQSVCEEDAYFCKICLMPLSGPVPAKQHYSGRTHRKRSQASHLAGVLEKSGQDCKTPDLESSRQQVEKTANGNTTVPSQDVQFKTTFCDLCNVPLSGPQPAVQHYAGRAHRRKVDLQRNELSPKIWLSRQPQPTDAPLSIFTTVLMCDGVQEETKKRHGEIKETDIFADKTLMSSAIVEGKFALVAKQFSNTEINQSERRSASEGQVDQSDRSSAPGGQMDKSEGRSASGGQMDQSEWRSASQDQPSSLIVTSSPMVSLQTSAPSEAPFVRSECQVYSRSVSTPAASTPGHKLQPRRMLSTSRLACNFQTQMAPPNTLVETRNHSGTLRAGYTATNGALNSKLSSPTVSEENVAQSITVSPFVSEQPTVPVQGLLVVKDDNPCEKTLLKTPNNTEDVNVLETIRPGISAMLTHETANLEGDTTIDNQRFEYQRPQEGNTAIVSGTF